The window CCCTTGCcccccaggcagcccagccccgcgGCTGCCCATGGCCCTGCGCATCTGCACCCTCGTCTGCAGGTCCTGGGGGGACcggccccagctctgccaggtacGGCCTGTCCCCACACCCCGTGTGGTggctctgtgtgtccccagcctacgatggctgtccccgtgtcctggTGGCCCCGTATGTCCCCAGCTGTGGTGGGAGGCTGTCGCAATCTGTGTGCTATGCCCTGTCTGCCTGTCCATGTCCCCGTGCCCTGGTGCGTCCCCAGGACTGGTGGCCACCCACAGCCACGCCTCGGGTCAATGTGTCACCCCACGTCCCTATGCCCTGGTGGCAGCTGCGTCCCCAGGCTATGGGTTGGCACCCATACGCCGGTGGCAGCCGGTGTCCCCACACACGTGGGTGTCCCCGTCTCCCCACGCACAGGTGGCCTGCGCCGTGGGACGCGCGGAGAGCCCGGTGCGCCACGGCGCGGCGCTGCCGCAGGGCCTGGACTCCGGCCTGCAGCAGTGCGGGGTGGCGGCCCCCGGGCAGCGACAGGCGCTGGCCACGCGGCTGCGGGAGGCCACCGAGGCCGCCGCGGCCGCCCTGCTGGCCAGCGAGGCCGAGCTGAGCCCGCGGCAGCGCGGCGGGGACCGGGCCCGCACCGACATCCTGGGTGAGCACGGCGCGGGTGACACCGCCGGTGCCCGCGGTCACCCCGCGGTGCTGAGCGCGCCGTCACCGTCCCCAGGCGTGGATTTCCTGCTGGCGTGCGTGGATGAGGCGCTGGAGCTGGTGGCGCTGGCCGCGAACGGGCAGCGGTGCCTGGAGACGTGCGTGCTGGCCGAGGCCATGGGGCGCGGCGTGGGCGAGCCCCGCGGGGACGTGCCGCGGCTGCTGGCCGAGGCCATGCTGCACCGGGCGCAGCGACACCTGGTCGAGGGCAAGGACATCCTGCTCATCGGGGCCGGCGGCGTCAGCAAGAGCTTCGTGTGGGAGGCGGCCCGCGACTACGGGCTGAGGGTGAGGGGCTCGGGGTGCCGGGGGACGGCACGGCCCGGTGAGGGGCCGGCCGTGCCCCCGTGACGCCTCTCCGCGGCCGCAGATCCACCTGGTGGAGTCGGACCCGGAGCACTTCGCGGCGGGGCTGGTGCAGACCTTCCTGCCCTACGACAGCCGGGAGCACCGGCGCGACGAGGAGCACGCGGAgcgggtgctggagctgctgcgctCCCGGGGGCTGCGGCCCCACGCCTGCCTCTCCTACTGGGACGACTGCGTGGTCCTGGCGGCGctggtgtgccaggggctggggctgcgcggccccgcgcccgccgccgtgCGGGTGGCCAAGCAGAAGAGCCGCACGCACCGGCACCTGCAGCGCTGCCGCCGcggccgcccgccgcccgccgccttCGCCGTGCCCTGCCGCCGCCTGCGGAGCCACGGCGACGTGGAGCGGGCGGCGGGCGCCGTGCCCTTCCCCGCCGTGGCCAAGCTGGAGTTCGGCGCGGGCGGCGTGGGCGTGCGGCTGGTGGAGAACGCCGGGCAGTGCCACGCTCACGCCGCCCGCCTCTGGAGGGACCTGCGCGACGACGCCGACCACCCGGGCatcgggctgggctggggcaacGCCATGCTGCTCATGGAGTACGTGCCGGGCACCGAGCACGACGTGGACCTGGTGGTCTTCGACGGGCGGCTGCTGGGCGCCTGGGTGTCGGACAACGGCCCCACGCGCGTCCCCGCCTTCCTGGAGACGGCGGCGTGcctgccctcctgcctgcccGCCGACCGGCAGGCGCAGCTGGTGCGGGCGGCGCTGCAGTGCTGCCGGGCCTGCGGGCTGCGCGACGGCGTCTTCAACGTGGAGCTCAAGCTGGGCCCGGCGGGGCCGCGCCTGCTGGAGATCAACCCCCGCATGGGGGGCTTCTACCTGCGCGACTGGATCCGCGAGGTCTACGGCCCCGACCTGCTGCTGGCCGCCGTGCTGGTGGCGCTGGGGGTGCCGCCCGTGCTGCCCGCCCGGCCCGCGGCCCGCACGCACCTGGCCGGGGTGATGTGCCTGGCCTCGGAGCACGGTGACACcctggcgggcggcggcggcatgGAGGCTCTGCGGGAGCTGCACGGCCGCGGGCTCGTCCGCCTCAACCGGCTCTTCGAGGAGCCCGAGGGGGCCGGCGAGTACGAGGAGCCGCTGCTGAGCGTGGCGTGCGCCGGGGCCACGCTGGCCGAGGCCTGCGAGCGcctgctggggctctgccaggggctgggcatCGACTCGCCGCGGTATCCCGTGGAGCATTTCTTGTCCCACTTCAAATAGCGCCGGGCAGGCAGCGGGGAGAGCGGGGGAATGCGTGCCCCGGCACACCCGGCaccgctcccgccgccccgcagcccctccCCGGCATCCCCCCGGCACCCCTGGCCTGGCACACCATGTCCTGGCAGCCCCACACCGCCCTGGATCCCAGGCACCTGCCCTGCCACCCCATTGCCTGGCATTCCCATGTCCTGGCACTCCATCCCCTGGCATGCCCTCGCTCCCCTGGCAGCCCATTCCCTGGCACCCtggcatcccatcccctgggatcCTCCCATTAACCTGGCAGCCCATCCCCTGACATCCCCCAACTCTCCTGGAactccatcccctggcaccctggcaTCCCATCCACTGGGATCCTCCCATTAACCTGGCAGCCCATCCCCTGACATCCTGAAACCCCATCTCCTGGCATCCCCCACTACTCTGACACCCCAATCCCTGGCATCCCCCATGTCCTGGCACCACATTCCCTGGCATCCCTGTCCATCCTGGCACTTCCTCATCACACTGACACCCCTCACCTGAACATTCCCCCTCTCCCAGTCCAGGCACCCCATCCCCTGGCATCCCTCCATTACCCCAGCACCCCAtccccctgcccagcaccccattccccGCTTCCCAacatccctccctgtcccttctGCCCTGTCCCTACAGTCTGTCCCTGAAGCTGGGGGTCTGTCCCatgcctggggacacacaggggggacactgtcccctgctgtccccgtgcCACCCCCAGGGTGGGGCAGCCAGGACCCCCGAGGCAGCCAGGCCACCCCATGAGAGCAGCAGGTGACACGTGAGGTGTTGGCACCTGCTGGCATGGGGACACCCCACAGGAACAAACCGTTATGGGGAGGGAGACCCCATAATGACAACGAATTATTGGGACATCCCATAATAACAAAGAAACGTGGGGAGACCCCACAATAACACACCAGCAAGGGGAGACGCCACAGTAACAGACTGAGGTGGGGAGGCCCCACAGTGACACCCGGGAAGGGAAAACCCCACAATAACAAATGGGGAGAACCCACAGTAACAAACCCGAGTTTAGGGGAGACCCTACAGCAGTGAATATGAGACCCCACAATAACAAACCGGCATGGGGAGACCCTACAGTGATAGATCTGCACCACGGACCCTACAACAACAGAGAGGCACCCAGGAACTCCCTGGAACAGCTCAGAAATCCTCTGGGAAGACTTGTGTGACGTGATATAGGGCTGTCACTGGGGAGGCCCTACAGTAACACCGGTAACCCCACACTAACACCCAGCCCCTGTAATGCCCGAGATCCTACAACAacaccagccaccccactctaaCACAGAGCCCTGCAGCGCCCCTGACCCTACAATAACAGCAGAGACCCTGCAATAACACCCACATCCTACAGCCCTCGCGACCCTGCAATAACACCAGAGATCCTACAATAACACAGAGCCCCTGTAGCGCCTGAGAGCCTGCAATAACACACAGCCACTGTAGTGCCTAAAACCCTCCAATAAACCCCagtccctgcagtgcccctgaCCCTACAATAACAGCAGAGACCCTACAATAACACCCagtccctgcagtgcccctggcCCTACAATAACACCAGCGACCCTACACCAACACCAGCGACCCTACACCAAcacgcagccccacagcagcagcagtgaccccatacccaccccagtgaccccacaACCAGCCCGGTGCCCCGCAGCCCCACTCGTGCCTTCAAACCCCCACCGGGATCCCCACGTGGGGTCACCGGGGTGCTCCCCTCTCTTCCTGCCCCTCCTCTGACGTCACGGCGGCGTCGCTGACGTCAGCGCGGCGCAGGGGGCGTGGCGGGCCGGGGTCCCCAGTAAAGGCTGTGAGTGGCCGCGCTGTCTCTGTGCTGTTCCTGCGCCACCCGCGggaccccctgtccccgtgtcccccgcgCTGGGGACACCCCGGTGACGCGCGCTGGGGCGTGGCCGCGGGAGGGGCGTGGCCGCGGGCGTGGCCAGCGCGCGGGTTCCCCGGGCCCCGATAAGGCGGTGACACGGGGGCGTGGCGGGGGCGTGGCCGCTCTGGGGGCGTGGCCATCGGGGCGGGTCCCCGGGGGTCCCGGCACGGCGCCGTCATGGCGGGGGTGTTCGACATCGACCTGGAGACCGAGGAGGGCAGCGACGGGGACGAGCCCGAGCTGGGCGCCGTGAGCCGGCAGCGGGGCGCGGGGGGCACCGGGGCTGCCGCCGGCACCGGGGCTGGGGCGGGGGGCGCCGCGGGGACGGGGGGCACCGGCAGCGGGACGGGGGTGGAGGCGGCGAGCGGCACCGGGGCGCAGTGGGGACGGTGGGAGCGGGGTGTCGGGGTGCGGGGGTCCGCTCGGTGCCGGGAGCGGCGGGCAGGGGCTTGGGGGGGACGGCGGCAGGGCAGTGACCGgggtcccggcggcggcgggacgGGGGTGCAGCCGGGTGTCCGCAGGGACGGGGTGCCGGGGCACCGGGGGCAGCCGCGGATCCCGGGCGGGCAGCGGGCGGCTCCCGCTGGGCAGGGCCCGGCCTCGGCCCCAAAACATCCGGCTGGGCCGGCTCGGCGCTGCCTCGCCCCGCGCTGCCGCGTCCTGCCCGCGTCCTGCCGTGTCCTGCCGTGTCctgcccgtgccgtgcccgtgTCCTGCCTGCCGTGTCCCCTCcttgccctgtgtcccctccctgccgtGGGTCCTCTCTGTGCCGTGTCCCCTCCTTGCCATAtgtcccctccctgccatgcGTCCCCTGCTCGCTCTGACCGCGAGTTCCCTCCCGCAGGAGATGGAGCTGGAGCCGCGGGGAAACGGCCTGGAGTAAGTGGGGAGAGCCTGCGGGGGGTGTGCAGGCAGGGGACAGGCGGGGcacaggcaggggacaggcaggggactGTCCCCCTCACCCCCTCTCCCGCCAGGCCGGTGGGACACTATGAAGAGATCGAGATTTCCGAGAGCAGCGTCAACAACGGCCCCGAGCACATCGGCCCGCACTGCTTCGAGCTGCTCCGCGTCCTGGGCAAGGGTGGCTACGGCAAGGTGGGCACACGGCGGGGCCGGGGACACTCTGGGGGGACTGCAGTGTCCGCCGGGGGCGTCCCCAACCTTCCCCGCCCGTCCTTCCAGGTGTTCCAGGTGCGCAAAGTGCAGGGCACCAACACGGGCAAGATCTTCGCCATGAAGGTCCTGAAGAAGGTAGGGGCGCCCcggccccccccgcccccccggggaccccccccgCTCACCGCCTCCCCCCCAGGCCAAGATCGCCTGCAACGCCAAGGACACGGCACACACCCGGGCCGAGAGGAACATCCTGGAGGCCGTCAAGCACCCCTTCATCGTGGACCTCATCTACGCCTTCCAGACGGGCGGCAAGCTCTACCTCATCCTGGAGTGCCTCAGCGGTGCGGGCGGGACCGGGGCAGCCGGGGGTTGctccagggagggctgcagattGTCCCAGGGGGAGCTCAAGGGcttccaggaatggctcagggtGTCCAGGGATGGTTAAAGTGTGACTTGGGGTGGCTACACTGTCCAGGGAGGGTGTCCAGGGTGTCCAGGGATGGTTAGAATGTGACCTGGTGTGGTTAAAGTGTCTAGGAATGGCTCGGGGGGTCCAGGGATGGTTAAAGCGTgacctggggtggctgcagcgtCCAGGGATGGCTCAGGGTGTCCAGGGATGGTTAAAGTGAGACCTGGAGTAGCTACAATGTCCAGGGGAATGTCGAGGAGTGGCTCAGGGGGTCCAGGGATGGTTAAAGTGGgacctggggtggctgcagtgtCCAGGGAGGGTGTCCAGGGGTGGCTCAGGGGGTGCAGGGATGGTTAAAGTGGGAACTGAGGGGGCTCAGTGTCCGGGGAGGGGgtccaggaatggctcagggtGTCTAGGGGTGGTTAAAGCGTgacctggggtggctgcagtgtGCAGGGAGAGTGTCCAAGGGTGGCTTAGGGTGTCCAGGCATGGTTAAAGCGTGACCTGGGATGGCTACAGTGTCCAGGGAGAGTGTCTAAGGTTGGCTTAGGGGGTTCTGGGGTGGTTTAAGGGTGTCCAAGGTTGGCTCAGGGGGTTCTGGGGTGGTTTAAAGGTGTCTCAGGATGGCTCAGATATTCCCAGGGGTCATTAAAGAGTGTCCAGGGATGGATAAAGCAGGACCTAGGGTGGCTATAGCGTCCAGGGAGGGTGTCCAGGGGGCCTCAGAGTGTCCGGGCATGGTTAAGGCATGACCTGGCATGGCTGCAGTGTCCAGGGAGGGTGTCCAGGGGTGGTTTAAGGGTGTCCAAGGTTGGCTCAGGGTGTCCAGGGATGGTTTAAGGGTGTCCCAGGATGGCTCAGATGTTCCGAGGGGTGATTAAGGAGCGTCCAGGGATGGCTCAGGAGGGTCCCTCTTGGGCTCTTTGTGCAGGTGGAGAGCTCTTCATGCAGCTGGAGCGGGAAGGGATCTTCCTGGAGGACACTGCCTGGTAGGgatgaggtggtggtggtgggtgtGGACGGGGTGGGCACCCCAACATGGCTCACAGGCACCCCAATCCCAATGCAGCTTCTACCTGAGCGAGATCACGCTGGCCCTGGGTCACCTGCATTCCCACGGCATCATCTACCGGGACCTTAAGCCGGAGAATATCATGCTCAACAGCCAAGGTGGGTTTGGGGGCAAACTGGGGAGCCTGGGGGGTTCTCTGGGGGCACTGCTGACCCCCCCACGTCCCTCAGGTCACATCAAGCTGACGGACTTCGGGCTGTGCAAGGAGTCCATCCACGACGGGGCCGTCACCCACACCTTCTGCGGCACCATCGAGTACATGTGAGGTGGATGCAGcactggggggaatttgggggttctgTGCTGGCCCCCCATCCGCTCAGGGCCCCCCTGTACCCCCAGGGCCCCCGAGATCCTGGTGAGGAGCGGGCACAACCGGGCGGTGGACTGGTGGAGCCTGGGTGCCCTGATGTACGACATGCTCACCGGATCGGCAAGTGCCAccgctgctccctccctgctccctgggggctggaggggacatCCCGGGGTGACCTCGGCTCGCCTGGCTCCTCATGGCCCCCCCGTGCCCCCACAGCCGCCGTTCACCGCCGAGAACCGCAAGAAGACCATCGACAAGATCCTCAAGGGGAAGCTGGTGCTGCCGCCCTACCTGACGCCCGACGCTCGTGACCTCCTCAAGAAGGTgccccccaaatttcctcccccACCTTTATTTATGTAGGTCCTCCCGCCATTCCCATCTCTATCCCTGTTTCTCTCCAGTTCCTGAAGCGGAACCCCAGCCAGAGGGTTGGGGGTGGTCCTGGTGATGCAGCTGATGTGCAGGTACAGGGGTGGGCAGGGGGTGCCCGGGGACACCCCCCGAATGCTGcctgacacccccaaaccccacagaaacaGCCTTTCTTCCGCCACATCAACTGGGAGGACCTGCTGGCGCGCAGGCTGGACCCGCCCTTCAAACCCTGCCTGGTATGGGGGCCCGAGGGGGGAGGCTGGGAATGTTTTTGGGGGGCCCCGTGGGAGCAGGCGCCGTGTTCCGTGTTCCCGCAGCAGTCGGAGGAGGACGTGAGCCAGTTCGACACGCGCTTCACCCGCCAGACCCCCGTGGACAGCCCCGACGACGCCGCCATCAGCGAGAGCGCCAACCAGGCCTTCCTGGTAGGGGGGCACGGCCCCGGGGGGGACCCCTGGCACGGCCAGGCCCCCCCGTGACACCCCCAAACCCGCAGGGCTTCACCTACGTGGCCCCCTCGGTGCTGGAGAGCATCAAGGAGGGGTTCTCCTTCCAGCCCAAGGTGCGCTCCCCGCGCCGCCTCAACAGCAGCCCCCGCACCCCCGTCAGGTACCGGGGCACAGGGGGTGCCTGGGGTGGGGCTTTgggatgggggttttggggtgggcaccaaggtggggacaagggacagtgcTGGGGATGCAATGGGGGGGCTCAACCTGTCCCATCCGGGGGTACAGAGAGGCTGTGGGACAGTGGGGTGAGGGTTTGGGGTGCTTTGGGAATCAGGGTGGGCCCCAAGGGGGTGAAGGAGTAGGGGAGGTCCATGGAGTATGGGGGTAGGTGGGGCCTCCCGGGGTGGGGAAGGAACTCCATGGGCACTGTCTGACCCCCATCACCCCCTCCTGTGTCCCCCTCAGCCCTGTGAAGTTCTCCCCCTTCGAGGCATTCAAGCCGGTGGCCCCAGGCGACCCCATGGAGCTGGGGCCCCCCCAGGCGCCCCCGCCCGAGGGCACGGCCCCCCTGCCCATCAAACCCTCGGGGGGCGCCAAGAAGCAGAAGGGGGGCCGGGGGCGGGTGCCCAGGTAGGGGTGGGGAGGGTGGGGGG is drawn from Melospiza melodia melodia isolate bMelMel2 chromosome 6, bMelMel2.pri, whole genome shotgun sequence and contains these coding sequences:
- the CARNS1 gene encoding carnosine synthase 1, with the translated sequence MLSTPQASPERVPSPEEQQWAGPEALCPGWLEDEAPDDEVPGDSGDPDGATHAYERLQSALCQEGLPPTLDCSAEPRTGFGPLDMTVCILGSPIPFLPVLLEGGTRCPGAMVLCLSPSWASRVPSESCPGAWSLLLSRGVSFKMGGHSALESFVPPRRANYVTGTFAPGDPEGGWVGELARDLDCPTGGSVPLAHRLEDALLARWVLAARANLPVPPTLAFVLGTRGDLPALPAAPGVRLVRLQDPQGQQSLVQEEVGAFLGGTAMEPYGQVVVRPAGWRWRGTGARSTHRKEEGAAVAQAVGALLRGLTEEDSVLLEAMVPTARLPVPPPRSPAPRLPMALRICTLVCRSWGDRPQLCQVACAVGRAESPVRHGAALPQGLDSGLQQCGVAAPGQRQALATRLREATEAAAAALLASEAELSPRQRGGDRARTDILGVDFLLACVDEALELVALAANGQRCLETCVLAEAMGRGVGEPRGDVPRLLAEAMLHRAQRHLVEGKDILLIGAGGVSKSFVWEAARDYGLRIHLVESDPEHFAAGLVQTFLPYDSREHRRDEEHAERVLELLRSRGLRPHACLSYWDDCVVLAALVCQGLGLRGPAPAAVRVAKQKSRTHRHLQRCRRGRPPPAAFAVPCRRLRSHGDVERAAGAVPFPAVAKLEFGAGGVGVRLVENAGQCHAHAARLWRDLRDDADHPGIGLGWGNAMLLMEYVPGTEHDVDLVVFDGRLLGAWVSDNGPTRVPAFLETAACLPSCLPADRQAQLVRAALQCCRACGLRDGVFNVELKLGPAGPRLLEINPRMGGFYLRDWIREVYGPDLLLAAVLVALGVPPVLPARPAARTHLAGVMCLASEHGDTLAGGGGMEALRELHGRGLVRLNRLFEEPEGAGEYEEPLLSVACAGATLAEACERLLGLCQGLGIDSPRYPVEHFLSHFK
- the RPS6KB2 gene encoding ribosomal protein S6 kinase beta-2 is translated as MAGVFDIDLETEEGSDGDEPELGAEMELEPRGNGLEPVGHYEEIEISESSVNNGPEHIGPHCFELLRVLGKGGYGKVFQVRKVQGTNTGKIFAMKVLKKAKIACNAKDTAHTRAERNILEAVKHPFIVDLIYAFQTGGKLYLILECLSGGELFMQLEREGIFLEDTACFYLSEITLALGHLHSHGIIYRDLKPENIMLNSQGHIKLTDFGLCKESIHDGAVTHTFCGTIEYMAPEILVRSGHNRAVDWWSLGALMYDMLTGSPPFTAENRKKTIDKILKGKLVLPPYLTPDARDLLKKFLKRNPSQRVGGGPGDAADVQKQPFFRHINWEDLLARRLDPPFKPCLQSEEDVSQFDTRFTRQTPVDSPDDAAISESANQAFLGFTYVAPSVLESIKEGFSFQPKVRSPRRLNSSPRTPVSPVKFSPFEAFKPVAPGDPMELGPPQAPPPEGTAPLPIKPSGGAKKQKGGRGRVPR